CGCACTGGCCGCACTGAGTTTGAGGGAGTAGATTGTCGATTTCATCGACAATTGGGTTTCCCTCTACTTTAAATTTGATTGCAGCGAACCCAAGGATCGCGCCAAAGACCACGGCTAAGGCGAGAAGGGTTAGAACGGCGCTTAAAATAATACTCATCGATTAAGCCTATCCCTATATGTTAACTAAGCCGGTGAAGCCTAAAAAAGCCAACGACATTAAGCCTGCGGTAATCATACCAATCGCAGACCCTTTAAAAGGAGTGGGTACATCTGCCACAGCAATACGTTCTCGCATAGCCGAGAACAGCACAAGTACTAGTGAAAAACCAACTGCAGCACCAAAGCCATACATAATGGACTCAACAAAGCCATTTTGCTTTTTGATATTCAATAAGGCTACACCAAGTACCGCACAGTTAGTCGTGATCAGTGGAAGGAATATCCCTAATACTCGATAAAGCAGGGGGCTGGTTTTTCTAACTACGATCTCAGTAAACTGCACGACTACCGCGATAACCAGAATAAACGTGATAGTTTGCAGGTACTCAAGCCCAAGAGGGCTCAACAGATATTCGAATGCTAAATAGCTACATACGGATGAAAGCGTGAGAACAAAGGTGGTTGCCAGAGACATCCCCATAGCAGTCTCTAGCTTGTTGGAAACCCCCATAAATGGGCATAAGCCAAGAAACTGCACTAACACAAAGTTGTTGACCAATATGGTACTAACAAGAATGAGCATGTATTCGGTCATCGTGTACTCCGGTCGGAAAGCCTAAACCTAGGCTAGCCAATTTAAAGATCGCTATTATCTGAGAGCTTTTTATTCCATTCAAGATTTACAAAGAGAAAACCTAGTCAAATTTGGAATAAGGTTATTAAATCCTGTGATGGTCTTATTTCTAGCCTATCGTCTCTGACAGGGCCGATCTAACATTCGCGTCATTGTCGATCTGACATCCTGTTATTCCTGCACACAAGGTGAACTGCTCTGCAATAGAGAGCTCCCCAAGTGGACGGGAGCTCATAATCGCAGGGGCCAGACAAGACGTTCTGCTACATAATTCTCATGCCTGGTTTTGCACCTTCATGTGGCTCTAACAACCAGATCTCTTTTCCACCAGGGCCTGCGGCCAAAACCATGCCTTCAGATAAACCAAACTTCATCTTGCGTGGTTTAAGGTTTGCGACCATGACGGTCAATTTACCAATTAGGTCTTCTGGCTGGTAGGCAGACTTGATGCCTGAAAATACAGTTTTGCTTTCTCCACCGAGGTCAAGAGTCAAGCGAAGCAGTTTTTTAGCGCCCTCTACATGTTCTGCATTGGCAATAAGAGCTACTCGTAGATCAACCTTGGCAAAATCATCAAACTCAATTTCATCTGCGAAGGGCTCAATTGGAGTAGCTGCAGATGTTTGTGTCTCTGTTGCTGGAGCATTGCCGCTGACTTTAGCTTCCGCAATGGCATCCTCTTTAGAGGCTTCAATCATGGCTTCAATTTTGCTCATTTCGATACGGGTCATCATGGGCTTAAATTTGTTTATCTGATGACCTAGTAGCAGTTGGTCGCGCTCATTCCAGCTGATTTTGGTGTTCAGAAATGCCTCTGACTTTTCTGTCATAGCCGGTAATACCGGGGCTAGATAGGTAACCAGTAGTCTAAACATGTTGATGGCATTAGAGCAGATATTTTGTAATGCTTGCTCTTGGCCTTCTTTTTTTGCCAATGTCCATGGTGCTTTATCATGGATGTATTGGTTAGCGGTTTCGGCTAACTCCATGATAAGGCGAACGGCTTTGCCAAATTCACGAGACTCATATAGCGCGGCGATCTCATCCCCTGCGTCTACGAACTGCTTTAATAGTTCTGGTTCGTCACAGGTTGCTGAAAGTTGGCCGTCAAAACGTTTGGTGATGAAGCCAGCACAACGGCTAGCGATGTTCACAACCTTGCCGACTAAATCTGAGTTAACACGCTGCGCAAAGTCTTCCAAGTTTAGGTCGAGGTCGTCTACATGGCTCGTGAGTTTGGCTGCAAAATAGTAACGTAAATATTCAGGGTTGAGTTGCTCTAAATAGGTGCTTGCCTTTATAAAGGTGCCCCTTGATTTCGACATCTTTTTACCGTTTACGGTAACAAAGCCGTGAGCATGCACTGCAGTTGGCGTTCTGAAGTCTGCGCAAGAGAGCATTGCAGGCCAAAATAGAGCGTGGAAGTTAATAATATCTTTGCCAATAAAGTGGTAGAGCTCTGCAGTGGAATCTTTGCCCCAAAAATCGTCAAAGTTAAGGTCATCACGTTGTGCACAAAGGTTTTTGAAGCTCGCCATGTAGCCAATAGGCGCATCTAGCCATACATAGAAGTATTTGCCGGGTTGATTCGGGATCTCAAAGCCGAAGTAGGGGGCGTCACGGCTTATATCCCACTCTTGCAAACCAGAGTCTAACCACTCAGATAGCTTGTTGGCGATTTGAGGCTGTAGGGTTCCGCTGCGGGTCCACTCTTTCAAAAACTCGGTAAACTCAGGGAGTTTAAAGAAAAAGTGCTCTGAGTCTTTCTCAATGGGCGTCGCGCCTGAGATAGCTGAGCGAGGGTTTATCAGCTCCATTGGGGTGTAGGTCGCACTGCATACTTCACAGTTGTCGCCATATTGGTCTTCAGCTTTACACTTAGGGCATGTACCTTTAATAAAGCGGTCGGCCAGAAACAACTCTTTTTCAGGGTCAAAGGCTTGGGTAATTGAGCGAGTTGCTATGCGGTCTTTAGCCAGGCAGCGGTTGTAGATCAATTCAGACAGTTCTTTGTTTTCAGCTGAATGAGTTGAGTAGTAGTTGTCAAAATCAATTAAGAAGCTGTCAAAATCAGCTTTATGCTCTTTGTTGACTCGGTCAATCAGTTGCTCTGGGGTAATGCCTTCACGCTCTGCGCGCAACATAATGGCTGTGCCGTGGGCGTCATCTGCACAGACATAAAAACAGTTCTCACCACGCAGTTTTTGAAAACGTACCCAGATATCCGTTTGAATATACTCCAGCATGTGGCCTAAATGAATGGGGCCATTTGCGTATGGAAGTGCGCTAGTTACCAGAATGTTGCGTGCTGTGTTCTGTGTCATGGTTATATATTCCAGGGTAGTCTTCTAGTACTGATCAACCGCTAGGTCTTAGCCCTTTATAACGGGTTCTTAAAAATGGGCGCTATAATACCGTTTGGCGCCAAAAGTTTCATCCTAATTCCTGATCTTAGCGTGTTATTATTGAGCAAAAGCAAAATAATTTATCTTCTGGTTAATTGCGACATTGATAGGATTTTAAGTTGTTGCCAGAAGTAGTAGACTATTTTACTAGGTTTTACCCTTCTATTACATTTTTCGAAATGTCGTTTTACAAGCAATTGCGCGGTGGAATAAATTTATGAGTCAAGTCGACGCGGCACAGTTAGAGTCTGCAATTAAATGTTATCAAGACCCTTACTTAAACGAAGATCTTTATGCGCTTAACGCCATTCAAAAGGTAGAAAGTGATGAGCAGGGAAATGTAACCGTCGAAATTCAGATGGGGTATCCATGCGATGGTATTAAAGGAGGGATGGTTCAAATACTGACCTCATCAATTGAAAATGTTGAGGGTGTTGAGTCCGTTAAGATTAATGTAACGACTAAAATTATTCCTCATCAGGTTCAAAACCATATGAAAAATATGGATAAGGTGAAAAATATAATTGCAGTCGCCTCGGGTAAAGGCGGAGTTGGTAAGTCAACAACATCAATAAACCTCGCGTTAGCATTGAGCCAAGAGGGTGCTAAAGTTGGTATTTTAGATGCGGATATTTACGGTCCTAGTGTAGGGTTGATGTTGGGCTTCCCTGATGGTACCAAGCCTAAAACCCATGAGAATCAGTTCTTTATTCCGCTTGAAAGGCACGGTATTCAAGCCATGTCGATGGCATTTTTGGTCAACGATAAAACCCCAATGGTGTGGCGAGGACCAATGGTGAGCGGTGCAGTGCAACAGTTGTTAAACCAGTCTCTCTGGGATGACTTGGATTACCTGATTGTTGATATGCCTCCTGGTACGGGCGACATTCAGCTAACCTTGTCTCAAAAAGTCCCAGTGGCGGGTTCAGTTATTGTAACGACTCCACAAGATATTGCTTTGCTTGATTGCAAGAAGGGTATTGAGATGTTCCGAAAGGTGGATATTCCAGTGCTAGGTGTTATTGAAAACATGAGCGTACATATCTGCAGTAACTGTGGACACCATGAGCCCTTGTTTGGTGAAGGGGGTGGTGAACGCATCGCTGAAGAGTATGAAACTGCGCTATTAGGTCAGTTGCCGCTTCATAAAACTATTCGAGAACAAACAGATTCAGGTACACCGACAGTTGTTGCAGAACCCGATTCAGAAGTCGCCTTGATGTATCGAGATATTGCGCGAAAGGTGACAGCTGAGCTTTCTCAACGAGCCAAGAACTACACTAATCTGTTCCCAGAAATTATTGTGAGTCAGGATTAAATCATTAAAATAGGCGCGGCTCGAGGGTTGCGCCTATTTTGATCTATATAAATTAATAGATCTTAAAGCGTTGTCCTAAGCTAATAAAATAAAGGTTGTCGTTAAAGGCAATGTCGCCAGCGACACTACCAAAATCCATATCATATTTGGCTCTTCTAACACCCGCACCAAAACTAAAGCCTGAACGGGTAAAATACTCAACACCTGCCCGCCCATATACGCCCAATGAAATATCATTTTCACTTTTACCAAGGTCGATTGAGACATTCACGTTTTGAGTAGCGGGTAAATTAGTCGGTTCATCATCGTTGTTATCGATATGACCAAAGGCGATTAGTGGGCCTGCTCCCGCATAGACCCTAAAACGGCTGCTAGGAGCGATGGCTGCGAAAACGCCGCCGTGTACTTCCATCAAAAAAAGCTGGTTTTTTAGTGCGATGACTGCTTGGTTGTTAGTGGCGACAAAAACAAAGCTATCGTTTTTCCAACTAATATTGGCGCCGGTCTCAAAACCATACTCAAACCACTGCTTGGCAATTGGGATTTGAGCTTGAATACCTCCAAAAGGCATTGAGGGCACGTCTGCGTATGCCTGCTCTCCGGTATCAGGGTCGGTGACTACGGCTTGTGCCTGAGTATCAAGGTTGCCGAGTATGACCGAGAGGTAGATCCAGTCATCTGAAGTGGGTTTATCCGAAGTAGTGACCTCTTGATATCTGATAGGGTCAGCTTGAATATCGCTAGATAGAAGGCTAGTGAACCCTATTAAAGTGAGTAATGTAGCTGAGAGTGTAGCGTACAATTGATTGGTCATTGAGGTGTCGATCCTTATTCTTTGTTATGGCTAAAGCCTATCAATATCCACTATAAAGGTCACGGTTTTCATGGGGAGGGTCAATGGATAAATGGATAAATAGAACGGTGGGTGCGAATGAGGGGTTAAGTCTGATTAGCGATACGCTCAAGTCGCAGACGGTGCCGTGCATCGAAAAGCCTCCTGCTACCTAGTTCAAGAGATGCATAGACGCCAAAACCAGAGCCAGCGGTAATTAGGAACAGAATTAGCAGTTGGTACTTTACTGCATCGAGTGGGGCACTGCCGGCTAGTATTTGTCCAGTCATCATGCCCGGAAGAGCCACTATTCCGGCTGATGCCATGCCGTTAATAGAGGGAATCATACCCGCACGCATTGCGTCTTTTTTGATGTCAGATAACGCTTCTGCACCACGCTCACCGAGCATAAGGCGTTGTTCGATAATATGTTGTTGCTGCCAAGCGGTGGTGGTGAGGCGATCCATTGAAATTGAGATGCCATTCATGGTGTTACCAAGCAGCATACCTAATAGCGGAATCGCATATTGAGGGGAGAACCACGGATCTGGCTGAATAATAATTGTAAGTGTTGCGATGGCTAGGATAAATGAAGATAGAAACATGGATAGCACACTCGACAGATAGCCAAAGCTGCCTGTAAAGGGGCGCTGCTGACGGCCAATGACTTCGCGGCCCGCTGCCAGGAGCATCACCAATGCGACAACTGTCAGCCAAAGGGGGTTAATATCACCAAATAACCAACGTAAGATGAAACCGATTAAAAATAATTGAACGGTCGCCCGTAGCGCCGCAATCATCAGCTGCTTATGTAGATTGAATTGCTGCTTTAAGCTGATTGCGGCGAGTACCAAAATTAATGAGGAGGTGGCCAGTAAATCCCATGCTGTTAGCGTGATTATATTCATGCTTGGTCACCTTCATGGGAGGAGGCCGTTACCAATTGGCCTTCCACTAGTTTATACCCTTGATTTGCTACTCGTGTTAACTGTTCTGGGTCATGACTTACCCAGATAGCGGCAGCATTAGCGGTAGATAGATAGGTAGAAATCAAAGCCTCAACACGCTCGGTATTATCGCGATCTAAACTTGCGGTAGGCTCATCGAGCAGTAACACTTGTGGTTTTTTTTCAAGAGACCTGAGAATCGCCAGTCGCTGCTTTTGGCCTGTTGAAAGCTGGTTAACCGCCTGCTGTTCAATTTTTGGCTTTAAAGCCAGCAGCGAAAGATACTGTTGGTTGATTGGCTGCTGAAAATGCTCACTTACGCTACTGTGCCACCATAGACTCTCGGCGGGTACCAACTGAACACGGCGTCTCCAATCGGGCGCTTCAATGCTACTATAGGACTCACCTTTGAGAAACATCTTGCCGGTATGATCAGTTAAATCTGCAATGGCCCTTAACAGTATTGACTTACCGCAGCCTGATGACCCGCTTAGCCCTATACATTGCTGAGCATTGATATCTAAGTCGATTGGCCCGACATGCAGTGAACAGAGCTTCTGTATCGATAATATTACGGAGGGGGTCAACATAGAAGACGTACAAATGCCTCTTTTAGTGTCAGATGAATAACGCTATTGTTGGAGAGTCTACAATACTGTCTTTTTAAAAGTACCAGATCAGGGTATGATTGCCAGCAACTTTTTAGTATAAAAAACATTCATTCAAAGAACTTAATAGACGAGACGAACTAAGATGACAATCAAGTCTGACAAATGGATTCGAAGAATGGCCGAACAAAATGGCATGATCGAACCTTTTGAACCAGGCCAAGTACGTGAAGACGAACAGGGTCGTATAATCTCCTACGGTACATCAAGCTATGGCTATGATGTACGTTGCAGCAACGAATTTAAGATATTCACTAACGTGCATTCTGCTACCGTCGACCCGAAGAATTTCGATGAGAACAGTTTTGTCGATATCCAAAGTGACGTGTGTATTATTCCACCCAACTCATTTGCTTTGGCTCGCACCGTTGAATATTTCCGTATTCCTCGCGATGTGCTGACTGTCTGCTTGGGTAAATCTACTTATGCAAGATGCGGCATTATCGTTAATGTGACTCCTCTTGAGCCGGAGTGGGAAGGTCACGTTACTTTGGAGTTTTCTAACACTACGACACTGCCAGCAAAGATTTACGCTAATGAAGGTGTTGCTCAAATGCTGTTTTTCCAGTCCGATGAACAGTGTGAAACTAGTTATAAAGATCGTGGTGGTAAGTATCATGGTCAAACCGGTGTAACGTTACCGAGAACTTGATACCGAGTTGAATTATCAGCATTTGTCATGGCTGATAACGACCTTAACAAGGAGCCCAACGAGATATACTGGGCTCCTTTTTTATTGCTAGCGCATAACACTTGCCTGAGACGCTATTAAGAGACTTGCTGAGTTTATATGCTTAAGATATTGCCACTCTTAACGGCATCCATTTTGGCCTATTTTGTTCTTTACGCGCCGCAACCGCTATTTCCCATTCTCTCCCTTGCGTTAGAGCTCACCGAAACGCAAACCGGCTTGTTGACTACTGCGACGATGTTACCGCTGTTTTTAGCACCACTAACATTTGGGCAGCTCTTGTCACGGTATTCGCCTGAACGACTGCTGCGTGTATCGCTGGTGTTGCTTGCGGTTACCACCGTTGGGTTTGTTTTAGCGGATGATTTTACCTTACTGCTAGTTATTCGCTTCTGCCAAGGGCTATTGCTACCGGTACTACTTACCTCAGTAATGACGCTTACCTCAAGAAGTGCAGGTCCGGCATCTATTCAAAAGGCGATGTCGGCTTATGTCACTGCAACAATTTTGGGTGGCCTGTTTGGTCGCCTTATTAGTGGCTTGTTTGCAGACTATAGTGATTGGCGATATTTCTTCTATGTGCTTTCGGTACTGTTAGTTGTGATGGCATGCTTTCCTTTTGGTCAGAAAGGATATTCTTCGGTGCAGGACGACCATATTCACTGGCGTGATATCAAAGTATTGCTATTTGAGCGAGGGTTGGGGTTAGTATTCTTAGCGGTGAGCTGCCTGTTTTTCATCTTCTCCGCCATGATGAACTTTTTGCCTTTCCGGGTAGGGGAGCTAAATGCGCAAGCGTCTGGTCTATTTATTAGCTTAATGTATAGCGGTTACTTGCTAGGTGTCGTCACCTCTTTATCTTCGTCCAAACTCTCGTCTTTGGGTGGAGGCAACTATCGGACGCTGATCATTGGTTTCATCATTTACGGCATCGCCATCGCGATGACCGCCATCAATGATATAGCGGTGCTATTTAGCTCATTGTTTATTTTTTGTGGAGCGATGTTTTTGGTGCACTCTATTGCGGCTGCATGGGTAAATACGGTTGCAGCTGAAAAACGTCGATTGGTCAATGCGCTGTATCTAACCTTCTACTATCTGGGGGGCGTGCTTGGCTCTGTTTTGCCTGGGTTAGTCTATGA
This genomic window from Alkalimarinus sediminis contains:
- the rsxA gene encoding electron transport complex subunit RsxA, whose amino-acid sequence is MTEYMLILVSTILVNNFVLVQFLGLCPFMGVSNKLETAMGMSLATTFVLTLSSVCSYLAFEYLLSPLGLEYLQTITFILVIAVVVQFTEIVVRKTSPLLYRVLGIFLPLITTNCAVLGVALLNIKKQNGFVESIMYGFGAAVGFSLVLVLFSAMRERIAVADVPTPFKGSAIGMITAGLMSLAFLGFTGLVNI
- the metG gene encoding methionine--tRNA ligase, with the protein product MTQNTARNILVTSALPYANGPIHLGHMLEYIQTDIWVRFQKLRGENCFYVCADDAHGTAIMLRAEREGITPEQLIDRVNKEHKADFDSFLIDFDNYYSTHSAENKELSELIYNRCLAKDRIATRSITQAFDPEKELFLADRFIKGTCPKCKAEDQYGDNCEVCSATYTPMELINPRSAISGATPIEKDSEHFFFKLPEFTEFLKEWTRSGTLQPQIANKLSEWLDSGLQEWDISRDAPYFGFEIPNQPGKYFYVWLDAPIGYMASFKNLCAQRDDLNFDDFWGKDSTAELYHFIGKDIINFHALFWPAMLSCADFRTPTAVHAHGFVTVNGKKMSKSRGTFIKASTYLEQLNPEYLRYYFAAKLTSHVDDLDLNLEDFAQRVNSDLVGKVVNIASRCAGFITKRFDGQLSATCDEPELLKQFVDAGDEIAALYESREFGKAVRLIMELAETANQYIHDKAPWTLAKKEGQEQALQNICSNAINMFRLLVTYLAPVLPAMTEKSEAFLNTKISWNERDQLLLGHQINKFKPMMTRIEMSKIEAMIEASKEDAIAEAKVSGNAPATETQTSAATPIEPFADEIEFDDFAKVDLRVALIANAEHVEGAKKLLRLTLDLGGESKTVFSGIKSAYQPEDLIGKLTVMVANLKPRKMKFGLSEGMVLAAGPGGKEIWLLEPHEGAKPGMRIM
- the apbC gene encoding iron-sulfur cluster carrier protein ApbC — protein: MSQVDAAQLESAIKCYQDPYLNEDLYALNAIQKVESDEQGNVTVEIQMGYPCDGIKGGMVQILTSSIENVEGVESVKINVTTKIIPHQVQNHMKNMDKVKNIIAVASGKGGVGKSTTSINLALALSQEGAKVGILDADIYGPSVGLMLGFPDGTKPKTHENQFFIPLERHGIQAMSMAFLVNDKTPMVWRGPMVSGAVQQLLNQSLWDDLDYLIVDMPPGTGDIQLTLSQKVPVAGSVIVTTPQDIALLDCKKGIEMFRKVDIPVLGVIENMSVHICSNCGHHEPLFGEGGGERIAEEYETALLGQLPLHKTIREQTDSGTPTVVAEPDSEVALMYRDIARKVTAELSQRAKNYTNLFPEIIVSQD
- a CDS encoding ABC transporter permease; translation: MNIITLTAWDLLATSSLILVLAAISLKQQFNLHKQLMIAALRATVQLFLIGFILRWLFGDINPLWLTVVALVMLLAAGREVIGRQQRPFTGSFGYLSSVLSMFLSSFILAIATLTIIIQPDPWFSPQYAIPLLGMLLGNTMNGISISMDRLTTTAWQQQHIIEQRLMLGERGAEALSDIKKDAMRAGMIPSINGMASAGIVALPGMMTGQILAGSAPLDAVKYQLLILFLITAGSGFGVYASLELGSRRLFDARHRLRLERIANQT
- a CDS encoding ABC transporter ATP-binding protein, producing the protein MLTPSVILSIQKLCSLHVGPIDLDINAQQCIGLSGSSGCGKSILLRAIADLTDHTGKMFLKGESYSSIEAPDWRRRVQLVPAESLWWHSSVSEHFQQPINQQYLSLLALKPKIEQQAVNQLSTGQKQRLAILRSLEKKPQVLLLDEPTASLDRDNTERVEALISTYLSTANAAAIWVSHDPEQLTRVANQGYKLVEGQLVTASSHEGDQA
- the dcd gene encoding dCTP deaminase gives rise to the protein MTIKSDKWIRRMAEQNGMIEPFEPGQVREDEQGRIISYGTSSYGYDVRCSNEFKIFTNVHSATVDPKNFDENSFVDIQSDVCIIPPNSFALARTVEYFRIPRDVLTVCLGKSTYARCGIIVNVTPLEPEWEGHVTLEFSNTTTLPAKIYANEGVAQMLFFQSDEQCETSYKDRGGKYHGQTGVTLPRT
- a CDS encoding MFS transporter, translating into MLKILPLLTASILAYFVLYAPQPLFPILSLALELTETQTGLLTTATMLPLFLAPLTFGQLLSRYSPERLLRVSLVLLAVTTVGFVLADDFTLLLVIRFCQGLLLPVLLTSVMTLTSRSAGPASIQKAMSAYVTATILGGLFGRLISGLFADYSDWRYFFYVLSVLLVVMACFPFGQKGYSSVQDDHIHWRDIKVLLFERGLGLVFLAVSCLFFIFSAMMNFLPFRVGELNAQASGLFISLMYSGYLLGVVTSLSSSKLSSLGGGNYRTLIIGFIIYGIAIAMTAINDIAVLFSSLFIFCGAMFLVHSIAAAWVNTVAAEKRRLVNALYLTFYYLGGVLGSVLPGLVYESLGWNYFIAVLLLAAAIGLVSISKIKLQEYQ